One Cynocephalus volans isolate mCynVol1 chromosome 5, mCynVol1.pri, whole genome shotgun sequence DNA window includes the following coding sequences:
- the LOC134378694 gene encoding microtubule-associated protein RP/EB family member 1-like translates to MAVNVHSTSVTSDNLSRHDMLAWVNESLQLNLTKIEQLCSGAAYCQLMDTLFPGSTALKKVKFQAKLEHEYIQNFKILQAAFNKMGVDKIIPVDKLVKGKFQDNFEFVQWFKKFFNANHDGKDYEPVAARQGQETAVAPSLVAPALSKPKKTLSNGTAAPQRPISTQRTTAVSKVSKSGPGVVQQNPGVGNREDEAAELLQQVNVLKLTVQDLEKERDFYCGKLRNIELICQENEGDNDPVLQGIVDVLYATDEGFVIPDEGGPQEEQEEY, encoded by the coding sequence ATGGCAGTGAACGTACACTCGACGTCAGTCACCAGCGATAACCTAAGTCGACATGACATGCTGGCCTGGGTCAACGAGTCTCTGCAGCTGAATCTGACAAAGATCGAGCAGCTGTGCTCAGGGGCTGCCTACTGTCAGCTGATGGACACGCTGTTCCCTGGCTCCACTGCCTTGAAGAAAGTGAAATTCCAAGCCAAGCTGGAACACGAATACATCCAGAACTTCAAAATACTACAAGCAGCTTTTAATAAGATGGGTGTTGACAAAATAATTCCTGTagataaattggtaaagggaaaGTTTCAGGACAATTTTGAATTCGTTCAGTGGTTCAAGAAGTTTTTTAATGCAAACCATGATGGAAAAGACTACGAGCCCGTGGCTGCCAGACAAGGTCAGGAAACTGCAGTGGCTCCCTCCCTTGTTGCTCCAGCTCTGAGTAAACCAAAGAAAACTCTCAGCAATGGCACTGCAGCTCCACAGAGACCTATTTCGACACAGAGAACTACTGCAGTGTCTAAGGTTTCTAAGTCTGGCCCCGGGGTGGTGCAGCAGAACCCTGGTGTGGGCAACAGGGAGGACGAAGCCGCCGAATTGTTGCAACAGGTCAACGTATTGAAACTCACCGTCCAAGacttggagaaagagagagatttctaCTGCGGAAAGCTAAGGAACATTGAACTGATTTGCCAGGAGAACGAGGGGGATAATGACCCTGTATTGCAGGGCATTGTAGACGTTCTTTATGCCACAGACGAAGGCTTTGTGATACCTGATGAAGGGGGCCCACAGGAGGAACAAGAAGAGTATTAA